A stretch of the Capsicum annuum cultivar UCD-10X-F1 chromosome 8, UCD10Xv1.1, whole genome shotgun sequence genome encodes the following:
- the LOC124886362 gene encoding probable S-adenosylmethionine-dependent methyltransferase At5g37990, with product MATSFPMNAGDGPYSYSKNSHLQKELLDSAKDIKIMSSSSNTLHIADLGCSVGPNTFIAMQHVVQVLRAVLEVLFVNHFGSEIAEEAFTRTILKSDEISIWMKTNYQKACQLFVALKRK from the exons ATGGCAACATCATTCCCTATGAATGCTGGTGATGGTCCTTATAGCTACTCAAAAAACTCCCATTTGCAG AAAGAACTGTTAGATAGTGCAAAAGACATCAAAATCATGTCTTCTTCTTCAAATACATTACACATTGCAGATTTGGGATGTTCAGTTGGACCAAACACTTTCATTGCAATGCAACATGTTGTACAAGTTCTAAGAGCTGTTTTAGAAGTACTTTTCGTCAATCATTTTGGAAGTGAAATAGCAGAAGAAGCTTTTACAAGGACGATTCTCAAAAGTGATGAAATTTCAATATGGATGAAAACGAATTACCAGAAAGCATGTCAGTTATTTGTCGCTTTGAAGCGTAAATAA